One region of Triticum aestivum cultivar Chinese Spring chromosome 6B, IWGSC CS RefSeq v2.1, whole genome shotgun sequence genomic DNA includes:
- the LOC123133373 gene encoding putative serpin-Z12, whose product MSRFGKTVLLCLALFAAWHLCSTLFAGAPPGGHSEEKKAVVSDAAGNASGLSLAREAGVRAAAGTGRNFVVSPLSIHAALAMVAAGARGETRRELLGLLGSASLDELHRAPAIKLVGRLNGLKQTSFACGVWVDRRRALRPEFTATGASRYAATAESVDFVSGAEQARRRVNDFVADATKQRIRHILPPGSVDSSTAVVLANALYFKGTWPEPFDVFTAPFHTPGGATVRVPAMTTGRSQYIALYPGFRALKLPYRNDGDHRAAFYMLILLPDSGTLSLTDLYDMAVSSPEFIRKHTPEEEVEVRRFMVPKFKFTTEFEASSDMRKLGVTSAFAGGDFSGMVSGGDGRLSIGGVHHKATIEVDEQGTVASAATATDMAGSALPSEPPHFVDFVADRPFLFAVVEERTGTTLFLGHVVNPSR is encoded by the coding sequence ATGTCGCGCTTCGGGAAGACCGTCCTCCTCTGCTTGGCCCTGTTCGCCGCATGGCACCTCTGCTCGACCCTCTTCGCCGGCGCGCCTCCCGGTGGCCACTCTGAGGAGAAGAAAGCTGTGGTCAGCGACGCGGCCGGGAACGCGTCGGGCCTGAGTCTCGCCAGGGAGgccggcgtccgggcggcggcCGGCACGGGCCGCAACTTCGTCGTCTCGCCGCTGTCGATCCACGCGGCTCTCGcgatggtcgccgccggcgcgcGAGGCGAGACGCGCAGGGAGCTCCTCGGGCTCCTCGGGTCAGCGTCGCTCGACGAGCTCCACCGTGCGCCGGCGATCAAGCTTGTCGGCAGACTCAACGGACTAAAGCAGACGTCCTTCGCCTGCGGCGTGTGGGTCGACCGGAGGCGGGCGCTCAGGCCGGAGTTCACGGCCACCGGAGCGTCGCGGTACGCCGCGACGGCGGAGTCCGTGGACTTCGTGTCGGGGGCCGAGCAGGCGAGGCGGCGCGTGAACGACTTCGTGGCGGACGCGACGAAGCAGCGCATCCGTCACATCCTCCCTCCCGGCTCCGTCGACTCGTCCACGGCGGTCGTCCTTGCCAACGCGCTCTACTTCAAAGGCACGTGGCCTGAGCCGTTCGACGTCTTCACCGCGCCGTTCCACACCCCAGGCGGCGCCACCGTGCGCGTGCCGGCCATGACGACAGGCCGGTCACAATACATCGCGCTCTACCCGGGCTTCAGGGCCCTCAAGCTTCCCTACAGGAACGATGGCGACCACCGTGCTGCATTCTACATGCTTATCCTTCTCCCGGACAGCGGCACCCTCAGCCTCACGGATCTCTATGACATGGCGGTGTCATCGCCGGAGTTCATCAGGAAGCACACACCAGAAGAGGAGGTTGAAGTACGGCGGTTCATGGTCCCCAAGTTCAAGTTCACGACCGAGTTTGAGGCGTCGTCGGACATGCGGAAGCTTGGTGTCACCAGTGCTTTTGCAGGCGGCGACTTCTCAGGCATGGTGAGCGGCGGGGATGGACGGCTCTCCATCGGCGGGGTGCACCACAAGGCCACCATCGAGGTGGACGAGCAAGGCACCGTGGCCTCTGCTGCCACGGCCACAGACATGGCTGGCAGCGCGCTTCCAAGCGAGCCGCCGCACTTTGTGGATTTTGTGGCGGATCGGCCCTTCTTGTTTGCCGTGGTTGAGGAGAGGACGGGCACAACGCTGTTCTTGGGTCATGTGGTTAATCCCTCTCGCTAA
- the LOC123133374 gene encoding putative serpin-Z12: protein MSRSGKAVLLCLALFAAWHFCSTLFADVPPGPGGDPAEEAPVASDAAGKASGLPLAREAGVREAAGAGRNFVISPLSIHAALAMVTAGARGDTRRELLGFLGSASLDELHRAPAIKLVGRLNGLTQTSFACGVWVDRRLALRPEFTATGGSRYTATAESVDFVSGAELARRRVNSFVADATNQRIRDILPPGSVDSSTAVVLANALYFKGAWRRPFDVFTAPFHIPGGTTVRVPSMTTGRSQYIALFPGFRALKLPYRNDGDHVQRQAAAFYMLILLPDSGTLSITDLYEKAVSVPEFLRKHTPEEEVPVGQFMVPKFKFTSEFEASPDMQKLGVTRAFSGGDFSGMVGGEDGRLSIGAVYHKATIEVDEQGTVAAAATAIVMMYGSARPSKPPRPVDFVADRPFLFAVVEEKTSTTLFLGHVVNPLAN from the exons ATGTCGCGCTCCGGGAAGGCCGTCCTCCTCTGCTTGGCCCTATTCGCCGCATGGCACTTCTGCTCGACCCTGTTCGCCGATGTGCCTCCTGGTCCTGGTGGCGACCCTGCGGAGGAGGCACCGGTAGCGAGCGACGCGGCCGGGAAAGCGTCCGGCCTGCCTCTCGCCAGGGAGGCCGGCGTCCGGGAGGCGGCCGGAGCGGGGCGCAACTTCGTCATCTCGCCGTTGTCCATCCATGCGGCGCTCGCGATGGTGACCGCCGGCGCGCGAGGCGACACGCGCAGggagctcctgggtttcctcgggTCAGCGTCGCTCGACGAGCTGCACCGCGCGCCGGCGATCAAGCTTGTGGGCAGGCTCAACGGCCTGACGCAGACGTCCTTCGCCTGTGGCGTGTGGGTCGATCGGAGGCTGGCGCTCAG GCCGGAGTTCACGGCGACCGGCGGGTCGCGGTACACCGCCACGGCGGAATCCGTGGACTTCGTGTCAGGGGCCGAACTGGCGAGGCGGCGCGTGAACTCCTTCGTGGCGGACGCAACGAACCAGCGCATCCGTGACATCCTCCCTCCCGGCTCCGTCGACTCGTCCACGGCTGTCGTCCTCGCCAACGCGCTCTACTTCAAAGGAGCGTGGCGTCGACCGTTCGACGTCTTCACCGCGCCGTTCCACATCCCCGGTGGCACCACTGTGCGCGTGCCGTCCATGACGACAGGCCGGTCACAGTACATCGCGCTCTTCCCGGGCTTCAGGGCCctcaagctgccttacaggaacgACGGCGACCATGTGCAGCGGCAAGCTGCTGCATTCTACATGCTTATCCTTCTCCCGGACAGCGGCACTCTAAGCATCACGGATCTCTACGAGAAGGCGGTGTCGGTGCCGGAGTTCTTAAGGAAGCACACGCCGGAAGAGGAAGTTCCAGTGGGGCAGTTCATGGTGCCCAAGTTCAAGTTCACGTCTGAATTTGAGGCGTCCCCGGACATGCAGAAGCTTGGTGTCACCAGGGCTTTCTCAGGTGGCGACTTCTCAGGCATGGTGGGCGGTGAGGATGGACGGCTCTCCATCGGCGCGGTCTATCATAAGGCCACCATCGAGGTGGACGAGCAAGGCACCGTGGCCGCTGCTGCCACGGCCATAGTCATGATGTATGGTAGTGCGCGTCCAAGCAAACCACCGCGTCCGGTCGATTTTGTGGCAGATCGTCCGTTCTTATTTGCCGTGGTCGAGGAGAAGACGAGCACAACATTGTTCCTTGGTCATGTGGTCAATCCTCTTGCTAACTGA